From Cellulosimicrobium cellulans, the proteins below share one genomic window:
- a CDS encoding DedA family protein gives MPDAVSTFLENLETWILALAASAWIYPALFGFATIDGFFPPIPSESVVITLAVSAHATGEPNLLLVLLVAAAGAWTGDQIAFSIGRAIGTDRVRFLRSARGRTAVAWAERALAHRGASFILAARYIPVGRVAVNMTAGAVGYPRRRFMAFSGIAAVTWALYSVLIGLVAAQWLGHEPLLAMVVGVVLGIAAGFAIDRVLMMRARRRGELPRAESAATPEPEDADEASAPERTPAESDAGPATGAPSSEATGTTASGRPGAAPRAS, from the coding sequence TTGCCCGACGCCGTGTCGACCTTCCTGGAGAATCTGGAGACCTGGATTCTCGCCCTCGCGGCGTCCGCGTGGATCTATCCCGCGCTGTTCGGCTTCGCGACGATCGACGGGTTCTTCCCGCCCATCCCGAGCGAGTCCGTCGTCATCACGCTCGCCGTGTCCGCGCACGCGACCGGCGAGCCGAACCTGCTCCTCGTGCTCCTGGTCGCCGCGGCCGGGGCGTGGACCGGCGACCAGATCGCGTTCTCGATCGGTCGTGCGATCGGCACCGACCGTGTCCGGTTCCTGCGCTCGGCGCGGGGCCGCACGGCCGTCGCGTGGGCGGAGCGGGCCCTCGCGCACCGCGGGGCGTCGTTCATCCTCGCCGCGCGCTACATCCCCGTCGGCCGCGTCGCGGTGAACATGACGGCCGGCGCCGTGGGCTACCCGCGCCGCCGCTTCATGGCGTTCTCCGGGATCGCGGCCGTCACGTGGGCGCTGTACTCGGTCCTCATCGGGCTCGTCGCGGCGCAGTGGCTGGGCCACGAGCCGCTCCTCGCGATGGTCGTGGGCGTCGTCCTGGGGATCGCCGCGGGCTTCGCCATCGACCGCGTGCTCATGATGCGCGCGCGCCGCCGGGGCGAGCTGCCTCGGGCCGAGAGCGCGGCGACCCCGGAGCCGGAGGACGCGGACGAGGCGAGCGCCCCGGAGCGCACCCCCGCCGAGTCCGACGCCGGCCCGGCGACGGGCGCGCCGTCGTCCGAGGCGACGGGGACGACGGCGTCGGGTCGGCCGGGCGCCGCGCCGCGCGCCTCCTGA
- the coaA gene encoding type I pantothenate kinase, translating to MPARLAAPSASPYVDLDRAVWSRLSESTPLPLTDDDVTRLRGLGDPIDLAEVDAVYRPLSRLLNLYVTATSGLHEATSTFLREDTGNTPYVIGVAGSVAVGKSTTARVLREMLARWPETPRVELITTDGFLYPNAELARRGLMERKGFPESYDRRALIRFLSKVKAGHAEVRAPVYDHLTYDIVPGAETVVRKPDVLVVEGLNVLQPARPSAHDESTVAVSDFFDFSIYVDARTRNIRQWYVDRFLALRRTAFARPESYFRRYADLTDEQAVEKAKSIWDAINAPNLEQNILPTRGRATLVLTKGSDHSVQRVRLRKL from the coding sequence CTGCCCGCCCGGCTCGCGGCGCCCTCGGCGTCGCCGTACGTGGACCTGGACCGGGCGGTGTGGAGCCGCCTGTCGGAGTCGACGCCGCTCCCGCTCACCGACGACGACGTCACCCGGCTGCGCGGCCTCGGCGACCCCATCGACCTGGCGGAGGTCGACGCCGTCTACCGCCCGCTCTCGCGGCTGCTCAACCTCTACGTGACCGCCACGTCGGGGCTGCACGAGGCGACGTCGACGTTCCTCCGGGAAGACACCGGCAACACGCCGTACGTCATCGGCGTCGCGGGGTCGGTGGCCGTGGGCAAGTCCACGACCGCGCGCGTCCTGCGCGAGATGCTGGCCCGCTGGCCGGAGACGCCGCGCGTCGAGCTCATCACGACCGACGGCTTCCTGTACCCCAACGCGGAGCTGGCCCGCCGCGGCCTCATGGAGCGCAAGGGCTTCCCCGAGTCCTACGACCGCCGCGCGCTCATCCGGTTCCTGTCCAAGGTCAAGGCCGGTCACGCCGAGGTGCGGGCGCCCGTCTACGACCACCTCACGTACGACATCGTGCCCGGTGCCGAGACGGTCGTGCGCAAGCCTGACGTGCTGGTCGTCGAGGGGCTGAACGTCCTGCAGCCGGCCCGTCCGAGCGCGCACGACGAGTCCACCGTCGCGGTCTCCGACTTCTTCGACTTCTCGATCTACGTCGACGCCCGCACGCGCAACATCCGGCAGTGGTACGTCGACCGGTTCCTCGCCCTGCGCCGCACCGCCTTCGCCCGGCCCGAGTCGTACTTCCGCCGCTACGCCGACCTCACGGACGAGCAGGCGGTCGAGAAGGCGAAGTCGATCTGGGACGCGATCAACGCCCCGAACCTCGAGCAGAACATCCTGCCGACGCGCGGCCGCGCGACGCTTGTGCTCACCAAGGGCTCGGACCACTCGGTCCAGCGGGTCCGGCTGCGCAAGCTCTGA
- the glmS gene encoding glutamine--fructose-6-phosphate transaminase (isomerizing), translated as MCGIVGYVGPGTMVGEASGRPLDVALEGLGRLEYRGYDSAGVALVAPGIDAVAFAKKSGKLANLVEEIDLHPLPAATASIGHTRWATHGGPTDTNAHPHLADDDRLAVIHNGIVENFATLKSELLAEGVQFRSETDTEVAAQLLARAYRETKDLTLAMGQVARRLEGTFTLLAVHADSPDTVVGARHDSPLVVGIGEGENFLGSDVAAFISHTKEALELGQDQIVTITPTAVEVTDFDGNPAEAKRYTVDWDAAAAEKGGFSSFMDKEIHDQPHAVADTLLGRTDPSGKLVLDDVRIDEAVLRSVDKIIVVACGTAAYSGHVAKYAIEHWCRIPVEVELAHEFRYRDPIVDEKTLVVAVTQSGETMDTLMAVRHAREQGAKVISIVNTHGSTIPRESDAVLYTHAGPEIAVASTKAFLSQITAAYLLGLYLAQLRGNKFPDEISAILEDLRDMPRKIQTVIERGEYVRATARSMKDAKSVLFLGRHVGFPVALEGALKLKELAYIHAEGFAAGELKHGPIALIDEGQPVFVVVPSPKGREGLHSKVISNIQEIRARGARTLVIAEDGDDAVRPYADEIFWVPESPTLLSPLLAVVPLQIFAMALATAKGLDVDQPRNLAKSVTVE; from the coding sequence ATGTGCGGAATCGTGGGCTACGTAGGCCCTGGAACCATGGTCGGAGAGGCCTCGGGGCGACCCCTCGACGTCGCTCTCGAAGGACTCGGTCGGCTCGAGTACCGCGGCTACGACTCGGCCGGGGTCGCGCTCGTCGCGCCCGGGATCGACGCCGTCGCGTTCGCCAAGAAGTCGGGCAAGCTCGCGAACCTCGTCGAGGAGATCGACCTGCACCCGCTCCCCGCGGCGACCGCGTCGATCGGTCACACGCGCTGGGCGACGCACGGCGGCCCGACGGACACCAACGCCCACCCGCACCTCGCGGACGACGACCGCCTCGCGGTCATCCACAACGGGATCGTCGAGAACTTCGCGACGCTCAAGTCCGAGCTGCTCGCCGAGGGCGTGCAGTTCCGGTCGGAGACGGACACCGAGGTCGCGGCGCAGCTCCTGGCCCGCGCCTACCGCGAGACCAAGGACCTCACGCTCGCGATGGGGCAGGTCGCCCGCCGCCTCGAGGGCACGTTCACGCTCCTGGCGGTCCACGCCGACTCGCCCGACACGGTCGTGGGCGCGCGGCACGACTCGCCGCTCGTCGTCGGGATCGGCGAGGGCGAGAACTTCCTCGGCTCCGACGTCGCGGCGTTCATCTCCCACACCAAGGAGGCGCTGGAGCTCGGGCAGGACCAGATCGTCACGATCACCCCGACGGCCGTCGAGGTGACGGACTTCGACGGGAACCCGGCCGAGGCCAAGCGCTACACCGTCGACTGGGACGCCGCCGCCGCGGAGAAGGGCGGCTTCTCGTCCTTCATGGACAAGGAGATCCACGACCAGCCGCACGCGGTGGCGGACACCCTGCTCGGCCGGACGGACCCGTCGGGCAAGCTCGTGCTCGACGACGTGCGCATCGACGAGGCCGTGCTCCGGTCGGTCGACAAGATCATCGTGGTCGCGTGCGGGACCGCCGCGTACTCGGGCCACGTCGCGAAGTACGCGATCGAGCACTGGTGCCGCATCCCGGTGGAGGTCGAGCTCGCGCACGAGTTCCGCTACCGCGACCCGATCGTCGACGAGAAGACGCTCGTCGTGGCCGTGACGCAGTCCGGCGAGACGATGGACACGCTCATGGCCGTGCGTCACGCGCGCGAGCAGGGCGCCAAGGTCATCTCGATCGTCAACACGCACGGGTCGACCATCCCGCGCGAGTCCGACGCCGTGCTCTACACCCACGCCGGGCCGGAGATCGCGGTCGCCTCGACGAAGGCGTTCCTGTCGCAGATCACCGCCGCGTACCTCCTGGGTCTGTACCTCGCGCAGCTGCGCGGGAACAAGTTCCCGGACGAGATCTCGGCGATCCTCGAGGACCTGCGCGACATGCCGCGCAAGATCCAGACGGTGATCGAGCGCGGCGAGTACGTGCGCGCGACGGCACGGTCCATGAAGGACGCGAAGTCGGTCCTGTTCCTCGGCCGGCACGTCGGGTTCCCCGTCGCGCTCGAGGGCGCGCTCAAGCTCAAGGAGCTTGCGTACATCCACGCCGAGGGCTTCGCCGCGGGCGAGCTCAAGCACGGCCCGATCGCGCTCATCGACGAGGGCCAGCCGGTGTTCGTCGTCGTGCCGTCGCCGAAGGGCCGCGAGGGCCTGCACTCGAAGGTCATCTCGAACATCCAGGAGATCCGGGCGCGCGGCGCGCGCACGCTCGTCATCGCGGAGGACGGGGACGACGCCGTGCGCCCCTACGCGGACGAGATCTTCTGGGTCCCCGAGTCGCCCACGCTGCTCTCGCCGCTGCTGGCCGTCGTGCCGCTGCAGATCTTCGCGATGGCGCTCGCGACGGCCAAGGGCCTCGACGTCGACCAGCCGCGCAACCTGGCAAAGTCGGTCACGGTCGAGTAG
- a CDS encoding holo-ACP synthase, giving the protein MIKGVGIDVVDVARFMETLERTPRLREKLFTDAERDLPPASLAARFAAKEAIAKALGAPAGMRWHDATVHRVVGGPPEVEITGTVAARADALGITAWHLSISHDAGIASAMVVAEG; this is encoded by the coding sequence ATGATCAAGGGCGTGGGGATCGACGTCGTGGACGTCGCGCGGTTCATGGAGACCCTCGAGCGGACGCCCCGGCTCCGGGAGAAGCTGTTCACGGACGCCGAGCGCGACCTGCCGCCCGCGTCGCTCGCCGCGCGGTTCGCCGCGAAGGAGGCCATCGCCAAGGCGCTCGGCGCCCCGGCGGGGATGCGGTGGCACGACGCGACGGTGCACCGCGTCGTCGGCGGCCCTCCGGAGGTCGAGATCACGGGCACGGTCGCGGCGCGCGCGGACGCGCTCGGCATCACGGCGTGGCACCTGAGCATCTCGCACGACGCCGGCATCGCCTCGGCCATGGTCGTCGCGGAGGGCTGA
- a CDS encoding TIGR03560 family F420-dependent LLM class oxidoreductase yields MRFGLFIPQGWRYDLVDVPPEDHWKTMLSLLHYADNAAAGEPLPGGEFAWDGVWVYDHFHTTPTPSTEATHEAWTLMAAFAAASQRVRLGQMCTCMAYRDPTYLAKVAATVDHVSGGRLEMGIGAGWYEHEWRAYGYGFPSAGERLRALDEGVQIMASMWRTGSSGTFEGRRYQVDGALCYPQPLQRVVVDGEGAKPSIPLWIAGGGEKKTLRIAAQHAQYTNFDGSPEGFAHKSAVLEQHCRDLGRDFGEITRSANYNVVIGETEQDVADRLDRIEEHARRYFPEKADDNVRSWRNGPLVGTPEQIVETLTGLRDQGLGYAIGYFPFAATDRDQLELFQRQVVPALQA; encoded by the coding sequence ATGCGATTCGGACTCTTCATCCCCCAGGGCTGGCGCTACGACCTCGTCGACGTCCCGCCCGAGGACCACTGGAAGACCATGCTCTCCCTCCTGCACTACGCCGACAACGCCGCCGCGGGCGAGCCCCTGCCGGGCGGCGAGTTCGCGTGGGACGGCGTGTGGGTCTACGACCATTTCCACACCACGCCGACCCCGAGCACCGAGGCGACGCACGAGGCGTGGACGCTCATGGCCGCGTTCGCGGCGGCGTCGCAGCGCGTGCGCCTCGGCCAGATGTGCACGTGCATGGCGTACCGCGACCCGACGTACCTGGCGAAGGTCGCCGCGACCGTCGACCACGTCTCCGGCGGGCGCCTCGAGATGGGCATCGGCGCGGGCTGGTACGAGCACGAGTGGCGCGCGTACGGGTACGGGTTCCCGAGCGCGGGCGAGCGTCTGCGCGCGCTCGACGAGGGCGTCCAGATCATGGCGAGCATGTGGCGGACCGGGTCGTCGGGCACGTTCGAGGGCCGGCGCTACCAGGTCGACGGCGCACTCTGCTACCCGCAGCCCCTGCAGCGGGTCGTCGTGGACGGCGAGGGCGCGAAGCCGAGCATCCCGCTGTGGATCGCGGGCGGCGGCGAGAAGAAGACGCTGCGGATCGCCGCGCAGCACGCGCAGTACACCAACTTCGACGGCTCGCCCGAGGGCTTCGCGCACAAGTCGGCGGTGCTCGAGCAGCACTGCCGCGACCTCGGCCGCGACTTCGGCGAGATCACCCGGTCGGCCAACTACAACGTGGTCATCGGCGAGACCGAGCAGGACGTCGCGGACCGGCTGGACCGGATCGAGGAGCACGCGCGCCGATACTTCCCCGAGAAGGCGGACGACAACGTCCGGTCGTGGCGGAACGGCCCCCTCGTCGGGACGCCGGAGCAGATCGTCGAGACGCTCACGGGCCTGCGCGACCAGGGCCTCGGCTACGCGATCGGCTACTTCCCGTTCGCCGCGACCGACCGCGACCAGCTCGAGCTCTTCCAGCGCCAGGTCGTCCCCGCCCTCCAGGCCTGA
- a CDS encoding bifunctional ADP-dependent NAD(P)H-hydrate dehydratase/NAD(P)H-hydrate epimerase, translating into MIEAWSAADVRAAEEPLLAAGVPLMERASFALATIVARDLARRRSVALPDGGRRDGRVTGARAVLLVGSGNNGGDTLHAGAYLARRGVEVLAVLTGEHAHAGGLAALRDAGGSVEVLVGSPDDATRADRPHDHLDPHVADRVAAQVARADVVLDGLVGIGARGPLRGIAADLVRHVSPVLDGRAPGGAPGGVLDGDEAPGAGGGARDGSGGRPWVVAVDAPSGIGVDDGTVPGPVLRADRTVTFGAAKPGLLLPPATHLAGHGAVVDIGLRLGMRATDASAPDASPVPDGSSARDGADAPDRGTATPVVRRLEPADVAALWAVPGPTDHKYTRGVVGVVAGTPTFPGAAVLVASAAVRTGPGMVRYRGPDDVTRAVLATRPEVVPAAGRVQSWVLGPGVPPVSGPDDDPVDDGGQHERVRYALAVDVVGERVPVVVDAGALSLLPERCPPSVVLTPHAGELATLLRSRGDDVTRTDVEAEPLRWARRAHAATGATVLLKGSATVVVGPEGAWSQADAPAWLATAGAGDVLAGILGTVLAAHAPRILREPGLAAELAAAAAVVHGLAAERANPGGPVAALDVADAVPAVVAELLAAR; encoded by the coding sequence ATGATCGAAGCCTGGTCCGCCGCCGACGTGCGCGCCGCCGAGGAGCCGTTGCTCGCGGCGGGCGTCCCGCTCATGGAACGTGCCTCGTTCGCGCTGGCGACGATCGTCGCGCGCGACCTCGCCCGACGGCGGTCGGTCGCCCTGCCCGACGGCGGCCGTCGGGACGGGCGCGTGACGGGGGCCCGGGCGGTCCTGCTCGTGGGGTCGGGCAACAACGGCGGGGACACCCTCCACGCGGGCGCGTACCTCGCTCGCCGGGGCGTCGAGGTGCTCGCGGTCCTCACCGGTGAGCACGCGCACGCGGGCGGGCTCGCGGCGCTCCGGGACGCGGGAGGGTCGGTCGAGGTGCTCGTCGGCAGCCCTGACGACGCGACGCGCGCCGACCGACCGCACGACCACCTGGACCCGCACGTCGCCGACCGGGTCGCCGCGCAGGTCGCGCGGGCCGACGTCGTGCTGGACGGCCTCGTCGGCATCGGCGCCCGTGGACCGCTGCGCGGCATCGCGGCGGACCTCGTGCGGCACGTCTCCCCGGTGCTCGACGGAAGGGCGCCCGGCGGCGCACCCGGTGGGGTGCTCGACGGGGACGAGGCGCCCGGGGCGGGTGGTGGCGCCCGCGACGGGTCGGGAGGCCGTCCCTGGGTCGTCGCGGTGGACGCGCCGAGCGGCATCGGCGTCGACGACGGCACGGTGCCGGGCCCCGTGCTGCGCGCCGACCGCACGGTGACGTTCGGCGCCGCCAAGCCGGGGCTGCTCCTGCCGCCCGCGACGCACCTCGCGGGTCACGGCGCGGTCGTCGACATCGGGCTGCGCCTCGGCATGCGGGCCACGGACGCGTCCGCTCCGGACGCCTCGCCCGTCCCGGACGGCTCGTCGGCTCGGGACGGTGCGGACGCCCCGGACCGCGGGACCGCGACGCCGGTCGTGCGCCGGCTCGAGCCGGCGGACGTCGCCGCTCTCTGGGCGGTGCCCGGACCGACCGACCACAAGTACACGCGCGGCGTCGTGGGCGTCGTCGCGGGCACGCCGACCTTCCCGGGCGCGGCGGTGCTCGTCGCGAGCGCCGCGGTCCGCACCGGACCGGGCATGGTCCGCTACCGCGGGCCCGACGACGTCACGCGCGCGGTGCTCGCGACCCGGCCCGAGGTGGTGCCCGCTGCGGGCCGCGTGCAGTCCTGGGTGCTCGGGCCCGGCGTGCCGCCCGTCTCCGGCCCGGACGACGACCCCGTGGACGACGGCGGCCAGCACGAGCGGGTCCGGTACGCGCTCGCGGTGGACGTCGTGGGGGAACGGGTGCCCGTGGTGGTGGACGCCGGGGCGCTGTCCCTGCTGCCCGAGCGCTGCCCGCCGTCGGTCGTCCTCACCCCGCACGCGGGGGAGCTCGCGACGCTGCTGCGGTCGCGCGGCGACGACGTGACGCGCACCGACGTCGAGGCCGAGCCGCTGCGGTGGGCGCGACGCGCGCACGCGGCCACGGGCGCGACGGTGCTGCTCAAGGGCTCGGCGACCGTCGTCGTCGGGCCGGAGGGCGCGTGGTCCCAGGCGGACGCGCCCGCGTGGCTCGCGACCGCCGGCGCGGGCGACGTGCTCGCCGGGATCCTCGGCACCGTGCTCGCGGCGCACGCCCCACGGATCCTCCGGGAGCCGGGGCTGGCCGCGGAGCTCGCGGCCGCGGCCGCCGTCGTGCACGGCCTCGCGGCGGAGCGGGCGAACCCGGGCGGCCCGGTCGCGGCGCTCGACGTCGCGGACGCGGTCCCCGCCGTCGTCGCCGAGCTGCTCGCCGCGCGCTGA
- a CDS encoding pseudouridine synthase has protein sequence MVPLPVRDGLNPTRLVLPHDAESVARYTRTLDYVRHRFPDDAARLAEKVAAGEVVDGRGRPVDASTPYEPRGFVFLYRDPPVEPEVPFEVRVLHRDRDLLVVDKPHFLATIPRGAYVARSVLVRLRRDLDLPDLSPAHRLDRVTAGVLLLTLRPQVRGAYQELFARREVRKTYEAVAPWDPALELPATVRSRIVKRRGVMRAEEVHGEPNAESRVDVIEADPARGLARYRLEPHSGKTHQLRLHMARLGVPIVHDNFYPEPYDVAPDDYARPLQLVSRSLAFADPLTGQARRFETDRTLDAW, from the coding sequence GTGGTTCCCCTCCCCGTGCGCGACGGCCTCAACCCGACGCGCCTCGTGCTGCCGCACGACGCCGAGAGCGTCGCGCGGTACACGCGCACGCTCGACTACGTGCGCCACCGGTTCCCGGACGACGCCGCACGCCTGGCCGAGAAGGTCGCGGCGGGCGAGGTCGTCGACGGCCGGGGCCGCCCGGTGGACGCGAGCACGCCGTACGAGCCGCGCGGCTTCGTGTTCCTCTACCGGGACCCGCCGGTGGAGCCCGAGGTGCCGTTCGAGGTCCGCGTGCTGCACCGCGACCGGGACCTGCTGGTCGTGGACAAGCCGCACTTCCTCGCGACGATCCCGCGCGGGGCGTACGTGGCGCGGTCGGTGCTCGTGCGGTTGCGCCGCGACCTCGACCTGCCCGACCTCAGCCCCGCGCACCGCCTCGACCGCGTGACGGCGGGCGTCCTGCTGCTCACGCTGCGCCCGCAGGTGCGCGGCGCGTACCAGGAGCTCTTCGCGCGGCGCGAGGTGCGCAAGACGTACGAGGCGGTCGCGCCGTGGGACCCGGCGCTGGAGCTGCCCGCGACCGTGCGCAGCCGCATCGTCAAGCGCCGCGGCGTCATGCGTGCGGAGGAGGTCCACGGCGAGCCCAACGCGGAGAGCCGCGTCGACGTGATCGAGGCCGACCCGGCCCGGGGCCTCGCGCGCTACCGGCTGGAGCCGCACAGCGGCAAGACGCACCAGCTCCGGCTGCACATGGCCCGGCTCGGGGTGCCGATCGTGCACGACAACTTCTACCCCGAGCCGTACGACGTCGCGCCGGACGACTACGCGCGCCCGCTCCAGCTCGTGTCGCGCTCGCTCGCCTTCGCCGACCCGCTCACCGGTCAGGCGCGGCGCTTCGAGACCGACCGGACGCTCGACGCCTGGTGA
- a CDS encoding MBL fold metallo-hydrolase, with amino-acid sequence MTTAPHPVPRPDETTRATPGGLTLLHVGGPALLLRLGGLTIVSDPGFDAPRDYPRPGGGTSTRLHGPAAAPDALGPLDVALVSHDQHVDNLDLSGRALLPGVPHVLTTPAGAARLGPDVPGVVGLAPWEATVLPRPDGGALRVTGVPARHGPEGAERVLGDVTGFVLDGDGLPRVYLSGDNAAPGLVAEVPERVGPVDVAIVHAGAARVPAILDGAALTLDGAGVAEVARLLRARVVVPVHADGWAHFSESVADVERAFAAAGLTGVLRVPTPGVALLL; translated from the coding sequence ATGACCACCGCACCGCACCCCGTCCCCCGGCCTGACGAGACCACGCGCGCGACGCCCGGCGGGCTCACCCTGCTCCACGTCGGCGGGCCGGCGCTCCTGCTCCGCCTCGGCGGGCTGACGATCGTCTCCGACCCCGGGTTCGACGCGCCCCGCGACTACCCGCGCCCCGGCGGCGGCACGAGCACGCGCCTGCACGGCCCGGCCGCAGCCCCCGACGCGCTCGGCCCCCTCGACGTCGCGCTCGTCTCCCACGACCAGCACGTCGACAACCTCGACCTCAGCGGCCGGGCGCTCCTGCCGGGCGTCCCGCACGTCCTCACGACCCCCGCGGGTGCGGCGCGGCTCGGCCCCGACGTCCCGGGCGTCGTCGGGCTCGCCCCGTGGGAGGCGACCGTGCTGCCCCGGCCCGACGGCGGCGCGCTGCGCGTGACCGGCGTCCCCGCCCGCCACGGTCCGGAGGGCGCCGAGCGCGTGCTCGGCGACGTCACCGGGTTCGTCCTCGACGGCGACGGGCTCCCCCGCGTCTACCTCTCCGGCGACAACGCCGCCCCGGGGCTCGTCGCGGAGGTCCCCGAGCGCGTCGGGCCCGTCGACGTCGCGATCGTCCACGCGGGCGCGGCGCGCGTCCCCGCGATCCTCGACGGCGCGGCGCTCACGCTCGACGGCGCGGGCGTGGCCGAGGTCGCGCGGCTCCTGCGGGCACGCGTCGTCGTCCCGGTGCACGCGGACGGGTGGGCGCACTTCAGCGAGTCGGTCGCCGACGTCGAGCGGGCGTTCGCGGCCGCCGGGCTGACCGGCGTCCTGCGCGTCCCCACGCCGGGCGTCGCGCTCCTGCTGTGA
- a CDS encoding GlxA family transcriptional regulator has protein sequence MSLLAAADVAESARVPARERAREPARHPERVAVVSFDGISPFHLAVPSLVLGSDALAGGAGPAYDVVVCAPTPGRLATSAGFALHVDHGLEAIEDAATVVLPSWHPDVEPPPALLAAVRAAHARGARVVGLCLGAFLVAASGVADGREVVTHWRAAERLGRDHPAVTVRSDVLWVDHGDVVTSAGTAAALDCCLHLVRQDQGARVAARVARALVLAPHRTGGQAQFVPAPVPPQDTADPVELAMVWARAHLDEPISLDAWARAAGTSRRTFTRRFAARTGLSPVRWLLDQRVDRARELLETTDLAVDRVADAAGLGSAESLRHHFRARLGTSPSRYRVEFGGTPTGRPDDRDPARPLPRRRR, from the coding sequence ATGAGTCTCCTGGCCGCCGCCGACGTCGCGGAGTCCGCCCGGGTGCCGGCCCGCGAGCGCGCGCGAGAGCCCGCCCGGCACCCCGAGCGCGTCGCCGTCGTGTCTTTCGACGGCATCAGCCCGTTCCACCTCGCCGTCCCGAGCCTCGTCCTGGGCTCGGACGCGCTCGCCGGGGGCGCGGGACCCGCGTACGACGTCGTGGTCTGCGCGCCGACGCCCGGGCGGCTCGCGACGTCGGCCGGCTTCGCGCTCCACGTCGACCACGGGCTCGAGGCGATCGAGGACGCGGCGACCGTTGTGCTGCCGAGCTGGCACCCCGACGTCGAGCCGCCGCCCGCGCTCCTGGCCGCGGTGCGGGCCGCGCACGCGCGCGGCGCCCGCGTCGTCGGGCTGTGCCTGGGCGCGTTCCTCGTCGCGGCGAGCGGCGTGGCGGACGGGCGGGAGGTCGTGACGCACTGGCGCGCGGCCGAGCGGCTCGGCCGGGACCACCCCGCCGTGACGGTCCGCAGCGACGTCCTGTGGGTCGACCACGGGGACGTCGTCACGTCGGCCGGGACCGCCGCGGCGCTCGACTGCTGCCTGCACCTCGTGCGGCAGGACCAGGGCGCGCGGGTCGCCGCGCGGGTCGCGCGGGCGCTCGTGCTCGCGCCCCACCGCACGGGCGGGCAGGCGCAGTTCGTCCCCGCGCCGGTGCCGCCGCAGGACACGGCCGACCCCGTCGAGCTCGCGATGGTCTGGGCGCGGGCGCATCTCGACGAGCCGATCTCGCTGGACGCGTGGGCGCGCGCGGCGGGGACGTCGCGGCGCACGTTCACCCGCCGGTTCGCCGCGCGCACGGGCCTCAGCCCGGTGCGGTGGCTGCTGGACCAGCGCGTCGACCGGGCGCGCGAGCTCCTCGAGACGACCGACCTCGCCGTGGACCGGGTCGCGGACGCCGCGGGCCTCGGCTCGGCGGAGTCGCTGCGCCACCACTTCCGGGCGCGGCTGGGGACCAGCCCGTCGCGGTACCGGGTCGAGTTCGGCGGCACCCCGACGGGCCGCCCGGACGACCGCGACCCGGCGCGCCCGCTCCCCAGGCGACGACGGTGA